CCGACGGGTTTTTCAGGACATGCATATCCTGCGCGGGCATATAGCTCTGCGCCAGCATGAAGATGGTCTGCCCGGCGGCGTTCTTCGCCATATCGACGACGATAATCGTATGCCCCGGCGAACCCGCCTTGATGAACAGGTCTCCGATTTTTATATCTGCGGGGTTTTCCACGGGGACGAGCATCCGTTTCAGCGAGATAGTGCTCGCGTAGTTGAAGACGGTTATCATATAGGTCTTGAACGATTTATATCCTTTTCCCGCCGCAGACGATGCGACCCATTTGACGTTGTTTCCCGCTTCCTTGATACCGTACCCGCTCATCCATTTAGAGTACTGCGCGTCGAAACCGCTCACAAAGTAAAAGTGAATTTTCGAGTACTTTTCCTTTGAATAGAGATACTCCGCCTTCAGCCGCATAACCGCGTCGGCGCACTGCTGTAAATCCTGGTATCCCACATCCATATTGATGACCGCGTAATGCGCGCCCTGGTTTCCCTTGAGCTTGCCGTTATAAAGGTAGACCTGCGAGCCCTGAGGCTTGAGCGGGAGGTAACGCAGCCATTCCTCGAACGAGCCGGGGTCGGCCGGGACGCGATGGTAGTCGGGGGGCAGCTGGATATCCGCTACACGGTAATCGACCGTCTGATCGGCGGGCATCCATGTATATAACGGGAAACTCCCGGCCTTCGGAGCGGGAACCGTATTCTCAACCCCCGGCGACGGCATCAATTCGGGCATCCGTTCGTCGACAATCGTGCCCGGCCCGGTATTCCCGGTGCATGACGGCACTGTCGCGACAGAAATCCCCACCACCGCGCCTACACCCAGTAGAACAAAAACAATCAACAGACCGTATTTTTGCATAAATCCCTCGTTCATTTTCCCCCCTCTGTTCTGAAAATTTCTTAATTCCGAAAAACTACCCCATATCCCCGCTTGTGCTATAATACTAATTATTGCCGAAAGCACCCGTATAACGGGAATTGCATTCCGGGTATTTCCCGTTTCATTGCCCGCAGTGCTCGCCTCCATACTCCTGAGCTTATTTATCTATCTTAAATATCGAAAGATAGCGATAATATTTTATATTTTCTTCTTAATTTCTTTATTCTGAATCATTTTTATCGTCTTTTTCCGCCGTTTCGGGGGAATATCCGCACCGGACAAGGCAGTGGGGGACGATAACGGAGGTACACGATGAAGCAGAAAGTAAGACGTTCGCTGATACTGATATCGTTTTTCCTGTTCCCGGTCACTATGTTCTATTTCTCGCCGTACCTGATTATTATGGGCGGGATAGGGGGAATCATCACCGGGAGTTTCATGATGTTCGCCGCGCAGTTCGCGCACTCGCTCGTCCTCGGGCGGGCGTTCTGCGGATGGGTATGCCCGGCGGGGGATTAAATAGTCTCTCATCTTGACAAGGATGCCGTAGGGTTGTAAAATAAGCCATCATATGAAAAACCAGCGTATCCATCTCCTGTTCCTGATAGCGTTTAGCCTAGTTTTTTTCAATTGTACCGGCGGGAACGAAGACTGTCAGGATGATTCTGGCACCGACGTGAAAAATTCTGCACATCTGAAGTTATTTTCGACGAATACCCTGCTGGATTCCGCGTTGATTGACGCGTCGAGAACGAAAAACACGAATAAAATTATCGAACTCCTAAAAAAGGGGGCTAGCGTTAACGCCGCCGACAAGCAGGGAAGAACCGTGCTGATGAAAGCCGTGATGCACGGGAATCTCGATGTAGTAAAAATACTTATGGATTATGGGGCGAACGTCAACGCCACTGACAAACAGGGAAGAACCGTACTAATGAACGCCTCAATGCAAGGAAATCTCGGTGTGGTAAAAATGTTTATTGGTTGTGGGGCAAAACTCGAAGACGAGGATAAAGAGGGAAACACCGCGCTATTATGGGCGGCGAAACAGGATTGTTTAGGAATCTTTAACTATCTTATCGAGCAGGGTGCGGACATTTCCCATGAAAACAAAGCGGGTGAAACAGTACTCACCTATTCGTTTACTCATTTGAATCCAGTTATCTCGAAAGCGTTGAAAGATAAAAACATCGATATTAACTTTCAGAATCAATTCGGACAGACCATGCTGATGTCGGCGGCTGAACGAAATGATACTGCATATATGACATATTTATTGGAAAACGGCGCGAAAATCGATTTGAAGGATGCAAGTAACCGGACGGCCGTTGATTATGCGATGTCTTTCTATCAGGTGGATGCGGTAGTTCTGCTCAAACACTACGGTGCGAAAATCGATTATTCCCATGGAATCCTCATCGAGAACCTGACATTTGCCGCCGCTGCGGGAGACTTGAAAGCGGTAAAAAAACTGATAGCCGACGGGGCAGACCCCGACGGATTGAATCAGGACGGTCTGTCTCCTCTGATGTGGGCATCGGCAAAGGGGCATCTGGATATAGTGCGTTACCTTGTCGAGCACGGGGCGTCGGTAAATAAAACAGACCAAAAATACGACGTCAGCGAAACAACCGCCTGTACATGGGCGCAGATCGGTAATCATTATGATGTTGTGGAATACCTGCTTTCAAAGGGCGCGATAATCGATTCCGAGTTTTTATTAACTACGGTAAGCAAAAAGAATTATAAAGAAACGGAATACCTATTAAAAAAAGGCGCTTATGTAGATATACAATGCTATCCGGAATGGGAAAACCCGTTAAGGATAGCGGTAGGTATGGGTGATATGAAAATGGTGAAACTACTTATCAAGTACGGGGCTGATGTCAACGCGAAAAGTTTTAGTCTCCCGCATGTTACGCCGCTCTCGATCGCTATCAAGAAATCCAACACCGCATTCATCGATTACCTGAAGAAGCATGGCGCTAAGTAGTAATCGGTAAAACCGACCGGTAAAGGCTGATACGAACGGCTCCTTATGGTATTTTATAATCGATGAGAGTATTTACCGTGATTTTACCCACCGGTTCGAGAGTGAATGTGTTCCTGACGTCGGAGCACATCAGATCGCCGCTGAGATACTTCTTGTCGCCGTCTATATCGATATAGGAATAAAGATAATAATCGCCGGGATGCACGTTTTTAAAGGTATATGACAAAGCGTCCGCGTCGAGATAAACATAGCGGGAAGTATACTTCAGATTATCCACGATATACTTGATTCCATCGAATAAGCATTCCGTAGTCAATAGCAGCAGGATTTTATTCTTTTTACCGGTTTTAAGGTTTTTATCGATTGAAATATTTACCGTAACCTGCCCGACAAGCGGCTGAGACAGGGAGCTGTAAGGGTCGTTTTCAAATGTAAAGTAGATACTCTCAGGCATATCCTTGAATACCCCGGAAAAATCCTTCACCATCATCGCCTGCGGAAAACCGAGCTGTTTCATGGTTTCGGCCGCCGCGTCTTTACTTCCGAGCTTCGCCTCCCAATGGCTGTGCAGTACGGGCGGGTTGACCTGATTGAACTTGCTCGTATAGACGTCCATCACGAATGAATCGCCGGAAAACCTGAACTCGGTGTAGGCGCGTTTTTCACCGGGCTGGAAATCGGAAAACCGGTAATAGCCCGCGTCCTCATCCACTTTATCCATGACTTCGTAGGTGACGCATCCCTTATTCTGGAAAGCCCCTTCCGTCCGCATCGCGACTTTCAGAATACCGTCATGCTTCACGATAAAAAAGCTCATCGCGTTGACCGTATCGGCGTCGAGAGTGGAGTACTGCGATACTTCTCCCCATGAGAGCGGCCTGAAATCGACATACCAGCGGTCGAAACTCCCTGCGGGAGTCGTGGATGTAACGGATCCCGACCAAAGTCCGGGCAACCGTTCCAGTATCCCGAATCCCAGCACAGGGTCGGGGAGTTTCGTGACCGGCTGCGAGGTTTTTACCTGTCCGCATCGCGTACATAGTATGACGGAAATCAACAGTAGAAGCGCCGGTGATTTTCCGAGGGGTATTCGATTGAAAGGACGCATATTTGCCTCCTGATAAAATCCGCAAGGGAGATGAATCAGTATAAACGAGGGAGTGGTCAGTGTCAAAAAAGACAGGCATGGAATCGTCCGATTGCGGAAGATATTTTCTTACGGAAGTTCTTATACATCATCATATGATGAAAAACTAGGCAGCTGTTCTGGCGGCGGGAGACTATTTTTTATTCAAACTCTTGACAAGCGGGTTCGAGTTAGATATAATTACTGTCATTCCGAGGTGAAGTATGATATACCTTCTCTTCCTCATTCTCTTTCCGGTTGTGCCCGCGCTTATTCTACTGATTGTCCCCAACTATAAAATCAGGAAAATAGTCGTCATATTGTCTTCAGTAATCGTCAGCGCCGTATCGATCTATACCGCTATCCTCTATTTCTCCGGGAAACCGGTCTATTTCGAACTGGACGCCGAATGGGTCGATAAGATACTTTTCGGCATCGAGATGGCGATTTCACTGCTGGTCGTCGTGCTGAGTATCCGTCATAAAAAGTTTATCGCGCTCATCCTCGCGCTCATGCAGGCCGGGCTGATCGTCTACTTCGAACTGACCTCCGCGCCCGCCGCTCATGTATCCGTCAATCTTTACATCGACCCGCTCTCCATCATCATGATGCTGATCGTGGGGATTGTCGGCAGTATGATTAATATTTACGCGCTCAGCTATATGAAGGAATATCACGCGCACCATAAGGAATACGCCGACCGCGGGCGGTTCTTCTTCTTCCTGATCTTCATCTTCATGTCCGCGATGTACGGCATCATCTTCTCGAATAACCTGATGTGGCTGTTTTTCTCATGGGAGGTCACCACTCTCTGTTCGTTCCTGCTGATCGGCTACACCCGCACACAGGAAGCGGCCGATAATTCCTTCCGCGCGCTCATAATGAACCTGCTCGGCGGGGTCGCGTTTATCGGCGCGATCATCTATCTGAACAATACCCTCGGCATCCTCGAACTCGATAAACTCGTCGCCTCGAAGGAAAGCGTAGTGTTGCTTCCGGCGGCGATGCTCTGTTTCGCGGGCATCACGAAATCCGCGCAGCTTCCGTTCTCGTCATGGCTTCTGGGCGCGATGGTCGCCCCGACTCCGTCGTCCGCGCTCCTGCATTCCAGTACGATGGTGAAGGCGGGCGTATTCATTATCATCAAACTCTCCCCGCTTATCATGGGGACGATTACCGGGAATATGGTCGCGCTCGTCGGCGGGCTGACCTTTCTGTTCGGGTCGTTTATCGCCATCTCCCAGCGCAACGCTAAAAAAGTGCTGGCGTACTCGACTATCGCGAACCTCGGATTGATTGTGGCATGCGCCGGACTCGGCACATACGAAACGGTCTGGGCGGCGGTATTCCTGATTATCTTCCACGCGGTCGCGAAGTCGCTTCTCTTCCTGATGGTGGGTACGGTCGAGATGAAACTCCACACGAAGGATATCGAGCACATGAGTTCGCTGATCGTGAAGATGCCTCGCGTGGCTATTATGATGGTCGTCGGGATATGCGGCATGTTTGTCGCGCCGTTCGGGATGCTCATCAGTAAATGGGCGGCCCTGCGGGCGTTCATCGACCTCAATAACTATATGGCGCCTATTATGATATTGTTTATCTCGTTCGGGGGCGCGGCCACCATCTTCTTCTGGTCGAAGTGGATGGGCACTTTGCTGTCGATCAATAACGCGCAGATGCACGAGAAGCTCAAGGAAACGAAGATCGCATGGCCGGAATGGGTCGCGGGCGGCGCTCTCGCCGTCTTTAACGGGCTGGTGTGCGCGGTCTATCCGTTGATATCCAACTATATCGTCGAGCCTTACGTGCAGAATATTTACGGCAAAACCTTCTCGATGGAGCTCAATAATATCATTATTATGATGGTGATGATCG
Above is a genomic segment from Brevinematales bacterium containing:
- a CDS encoding DUF4846 domain-containing protein: MQKYGLLIVFVLLGVGAVVGISVATVPSCTGNTGPGTIVDERMPELMPSPGVENTVPAPKAGSFPLYTWMPADQTVDYRVADIQLPPDYHRVPADPGSFEEWLRYLPLKPQGSQVYLYNGKLKGNQGAHYAVINMDVGYQDLQQCADAVMRLKAEYLYSKEKYSKIHFYFVSGFDAQYSKWMSGYGIKEAGNNVKWVASSAAGKGYKSFKTYMITVFNYASTISLKRMLVPVENPADIKIGDLFIKAGSPGHTIIVVDMAKNAAGQTIFMLAQSYMPAQDMHVLKNPSGAYGGLPWYPAEFGDKLSTPEWEFTAGQLMRFKE
- a CDS encoding NADH-quinone oxidoreductase subunit L, whose product is MIYLLFLILFPVVPALILLIVPNYKIRKIVVILSSVIVSAVSIYTAILYFSGKPVYFELDAEWVDKILFGIEMAISLLVVVLSIRHKKFIALILALMQAGLIVYFELTSAPAAHVSVNLYIDPLSIIMMLIVGIVGSMINIYALSYMKEYHAHHKEYADRGRFFFFLIFIFMSAMYGIIFSNNLMWLFFSWEVTTLCSFLLIGYTRTQEAADNSFRALIMNLLGGVAFIGAIIYLNNTLGILELDKLVASKESVVLLPAAMLCFAGITKSAQLPFSSWLLGAMVAPTPSSALLHSSTMVKAGVFIIIKLSPLIMGTITGNMVALVGGLTFLFGSFIAISQRNAKKVLAYSTIANLGLIVACAGLGTYETVWAAVFLIIFHAVAKSLLFLMVGTVEMKLHTKDIEHMSSLIVKMPRVAIMMVVGICGMFVAPFGMLISKWAALRAFIDLNNYMAPIMILFISFGGAATIFFWSKWMGTLLSINNAQMHEKLKETKIAWPEWVAGGALAVFNGLVCAVYPLISNYIVEPYVQNIYGKTFSMELNNIIIMMVMIGMIIILPVMLLLMQGNKRYRYRDIYMSGRNVTINQRFDGSIGTKKELKLNNYYMEKYFGENTLLKTGVALALAANIVMIAGFR
- a CDS encoding 4Fe-4S binding protein, which gives rise to MKQKVRRSLILISFFLFPVTMFYFSPYLIIMGGIGGIITGSFMMFAAQFAHSLVLGRAFCGWVCPAGD